A genomic window from Serratia liquefaciens includes:
- the hcp gene encoding hydroxylamine reductase, producing MFCVQCEQTIRTPAGNGCSYAQGMCGKTAETSDLQDLLVAALQGLSAWALQARALGIVDHDIDSFAPRAFFSTLTNVNFDSDRIIGYARETIALRESLAARCRLLDASVRVDHPLATLQLAGDDMPTLLQQAAQFALNTDKAEVGDDVHGLRMLCLYGLKGAAAYMEHAHVLGQYDDQIYADYHAFMAWLGTQPSDVDTLLNNAMGIGKMNFNVMAILDHGETQTYGDPLPSAVNVRPVTGKAILISGHDLKDLRMLLEQTEGQDVNVYTHGEMLPAHGYPELKKFKHLVGNYGSGWQNQQTEFAKFPGPIVMTSNCIIDPNVGNYGDRIWTRSIVGWPGVNHLEGDDFTQVIAQAQDMKGFPYTEIEHMITVGFGRQTLLNAADTVIDLVAQKKLRHVFLVGGCDGSRDERSYFTDFARSVPQDCLIMTLACGKYRFNKLDFGTLEGLPRLLDVGQCNDAYSAIMLAVKLADTLGCTVNELPLSLVLSWFEQKAIVILLTLLSLGVKNIVTGPTAPGFLTDNLMAILNDKFGMRPITTVEQDLHALLG from the coding sequence ATGTTCTGTGTGCAATGTGAACAAACCATTCGTACCCCGGCAGGCAACGGCTGCTCTTATGCCCAGGGCATGTGTGGTAAAACGGCGGAAACTTCAGACCTGCAGGATCTGCTGGTAGCAGCATTACAAGGGCTGTCAGCCTGGGCGCTGCAGGCACGGGCTCTTGGGATCGTCGATCATGATATCGACAGTTTTGCCCCACGCGCCTTCTTCTCCACCCTGACCAACGTCAACTTCGATTCTGACCGCATAATCGGTTATGCACGCGAAACCATTGCTCTGCGTGAATCACTGGCCGCCCGCTGTCGCCTGCTGGATGCCAGCGTACGCGTGGATCATCCATTAGCCACGTTGCAGTTGGCCGGTGACGATATGCCTACTCTGCTGCAACAGGCGGCTCAGTTCGCTCTGAATACCGATAAAGCCGAGGTCGGCGACGACGTGCACGGCCTGCGCATGCTCTGCCTGTACGGCCTGAAAGGCGCGGCGGCCTATATGGAACACGCCCACGTGCTGGGCCAATATGACGACCAGATCTACGCCGATTACCACGCCTTTATGGCTTGGCTCGGCACCCAACCGAGCGATGTGGATACCCTGCTGAACAACGCCATGGGCATCGGCAAAATGAACTTCAACGTGATGGCCATTCTCGATCATGGCGAGACACAGACCTATGGCGATCCGCTGCCAAGCGCGGTTAACGTCCGCCCGGTGACAGGTAAAGCCATTTTGATCTCCGGTCACGATCTGAAAGATCTGCGCATGCTGCTTGAGCAAACCGAGGGGCAGGACGTGAACGTCTACACCCACGGCGAAATGTTGCCGGCACACGGCTACCCGGAGCTGAAAAAATTCAAGCATCTGGTGGGGAACTACGGCAGCGGCTGGCAGAACCAGCAGACCGAGTTTGCCAAATTCCCCGGTCCTATCGTGATGACCTCCAACTGCATTATCGATCCTAACGTCGGCAACTACGGCGATCGCATCTGGACGCGCAGCATCGTCGGCTGGCCGGGCGTCAACCATCTGGAAGGAGATGACTTCACCCAGGTGATCGCCCAGGCACAAGACATGAAGGGGTTCCCGTATACCGAAATCGAACATATGATCACCGTCGGCTTTGGCCGCCAGACGCTGCTCAACGCCGCCGATACGGTGATCGATTTGGTGGCGCAAAAGAAACTGCGTCACGTCTTCCTGGTGGGGGGCTGTGACGGCAGCCGCGATGAGCGCAGCTATTTCACCGATTTTGCCCGCAGCGTCCCGCAAGACTGCCTGATCATGACGTTGGCCTGCGGCAAATATCGCTTCAACAAGCTGGATTTCGGCACCCTGGAAGGCTTGCCGCGCCTGCTGGACGTCGGCCAGTGCAACGACGCCTATTCTGCCATCATGCTGGCGGTCAAACTCGCCGATACGCTCGGTTGTACCGTCAACGAACTGCCGCTCAGCCTGGTCCTGTCGTGGTTTGAGCAGAAAGCGATCGTCATCCTGCTGACGCTGCTGTCGTTAGGGGTGAAAAATATTGTCACTGGCCCGACGGCACCGGGTTTCCTGACCGATAACCTGATGGCGATCCTCAACGACAAGTTCGGCATGCGCCCGATTACTACCGTTGAGCAGGACCTGCACGCCCTGCTTGGTTGA
- a CDS encoding VirK/YbjX family protein, with product MSQLSYPLVSARPLNGWQLMTALINGEKTPSKAWKKTSFRLKFIGRSLFCWRTTSGLLNMLASNPLLDEILNAQPNLPCKLHRPYLAANMSKIECLFALRDHYDLSTQRMPMKMLLGHLKKPFVLACANGKSGASVSLELAAIDNLNKEGEATLLLRNANGIMLAEITFSLMHYQQQPTLFIGGLQGANHQVPHAEIQQATKECHGLFPKRLALEGICALAHHLGIQQIVAVGNATHIYQNWRYHSKKKDKLHADYDQFWTSMGGKMLESGYFLLPEHITRKPIDEVVSKKRAEYRRRYQLLDELEQGMAEHFRALPRFTPA from the coding sequence ATGTCACAGCTCAGCTATCCACTCGTATCTGCACGCCCGCTAAACGGCTGGCAACTGATGACGGCGCTGATCAATGGCGAAAAGACGCCGAGTAAAGCCTGGAAGAAAACGTCATTCCGTTTGAAATTTATCGGTCGTTCGTTATTTTGCTGGCGCACCACCAGCGGCTTACTCAATATGCTCGCGTCCAATCCCCTGCTGGATGAGATCTTGAACGCGCAGCCCAATCTGCCGTGCAAATTGCATCGCCCGTATCTGGCAGCAAACATGAGCAAAATCGAGTGCTTGTTCGCCCTGCGCGATCACTACGATCTCAGCACGCAACGCATGCCGATGAAAATGCTGCTCGGTCATCTGAAAAAGCCCTTTGTGCTAGCCTGCGCCAACGGCAAGAGCGGCGCCTCGGTTTCACTGGAGCTGGCGGCCATCGATAACCTGAATAAGGAAGGCGAAGCCACCCTGCTGTTGCGTAACGCCAACGGCATTATGCTGGCGGAGATTACCTTTTCGCTGATGCACTATCAGCAGCAACCGACGCTGTTTATCGGTGGGTTACAGGGAGCGAATCACCAGGTTCCGCATGCCGAAATCCAGCAGGCTACCAAGGAGTGCCACGGATTGTTCCCGAAACGCCTGGCGCTGGAAGGGATATGTGCACTGGCTCATCATCTGGGTATTCAACAAATTGTGGCGGTCGGCAACGCCACCCATATCTACCAGAACTGGCGTTATCACAGTAAAAAGAAAGACAAGCTGCATGCCGATTACGATCAATTCTGGACGTCCATGGGCGGCAAGATGCTTGAAAGCGGCTATTTCCTGCTGCCGGAACACATCACCCGTAAACCGATCGATGAAGTGGTCAGCAAGAAGCGGGCCGAATACCGCCGCCGCTATCAGTTGCTGGACGAATTGGAACAGGGTATGGCAGAGCACTTTCGTGCCCTGCCCCGTTTTACTCCAGCCTAA
- a CDS encoding lysine exporter LysO family protein, translating to MYSGLLIILLPLIAGYLVPLRSRTLLQTINRLLSWMVYVILFFMGISLAFLEDLSSNLVLIFQYASVFFLCIIAASLLMLALLEHKMPWRNSHKQEKLPSRLHMALESLKLCGVVLGGFLLGLTQWQWLQFANKGSEYALIFLLLLVGIQLRNSGMTLRQIVLNRRGMMVAVVVTISALAGGALAAQLLGLPIKAGLAMASGFGWYSLSGILITDAYGPVLGSAAFFNDLARELVAIMLIPSLVRRSRSTALGLCGATSMDFTLPVLQRSGGLEMVPPAIVHGFLLSLLAPVLIALFS from the coding sequence ATGTATTCAGGACTGCTGATTATTCTCTTACCGCTGATTGCCGGTTACCTGGTTCCATTACGCAGCAGAACGTTACTGCAAACCATTAACCGTCTGCTGAGCTGGATGGTTTACGTGATCCTGTTTTTCATGGGTATCAGCCTGGCGTTTCTGGAGGATCTGAGCAGTAATCTGGTGCTGATTTTCCAGTATGCCTCGGTGTTCTTCCTGTGCATTATCGCGGCCAGCCTGCTGATGCTGGCGCTGCTGGAACATAAAATGCCGTGGCGTAACAGCCATAAACAGGAAAAGCTGCCCTCGCGCCTGCATATGGCGCTGGAATCGCTCAAACTCTGTGGCGTGGTGCTCGGCGGTTTCCTGCTCGGCCTGACCCAGTGGCAATGGCTGCAGTTTGCCAATAAAGGCAGCGAGTACGCTTTGATTTTCCTGCTGCTGCTGGTCGGCATCCAATTGCGCAACAGCGGCATGACCCTGCGCCAAATCGTACTTAACCGACGCGGCATGATGGTGGCCGTGGTGGTGACGATCAGTGCACTGGCCGGCGGTGCGCTGGCAGCGCAACTGCTGGGGTTGCCGATCAAAGCCGGGCTGGCCATGGCCTCCGGTTTTGGCTGGTATTCGCTTTCCGGCATTCTGATCACCGATGCCTACGGTCCGGTGTTGGGCAGCGCAGCCTTCTTTAACGATCTGGCACGCGAGCTGGTGGCGATTATGCTGATCCCAAGCCTGGTGCGACGCAGCCGTTCCACTGCACTGGGCCTGTGCGGTGCCACCTCCATGGACTTTACCTTGCCGGTGTTGCAGCGCAGCGGCGGGTTGGAAATGGTGCCGCCGGCGATTGTGCATGGCTTCCTGCTAAGCCTGCTGGCACCGGTACTGATCGCCCTGTTCTCCTGA
- a CDS encoding ATP-dependent endonuclease, protein MFLERIEIAGFRGINRLSLMLDDNTLLLGENAWGKSSLLDALTLLLAPEQKLYRFEGHDFHFPPGEEEAKERHLQVVFTFCEKDIGHAHLPRYRHLSPLWVKGEDNLNRIYYRCEGELADDGTVCTWRGFLDADGNAMQLHHIEQLAHAIIRIHPVLRLRDARFIRRLRPSTLNDENPADNKALSQQLDQLTRELVRNPQKLTNAELRQGLAAMQQLLEHYFAEQGSQVSRPRRQRLDQDQDQQAWRSLDSINRMVAEPNSRSMRLILLGMFSTLLQAKGSIKLDPHARPLLLVEDPETRLHPIMLSVAWGLLNQLPLQRITTTNSSELVSLVPVEHVCRLVRESGRVATYRLGPRGLSPEDGRRIAFHIRFNRPSSLFARCWLLVEGETEVWLLSELARQCGYHFEAEGVRVIEFAQCGLKPLLKFARRMGIEWHALVDGDEAGKKYANTVRSMLDNHDDNERDRLTALPAPDMEHFMFREGFSPVYYRVASVPKNTQMPVRKVILKAVHHSSKPDLAIEVAMQAGQWGTDSVPPLLKKMFSRVTWLARGRAD, encoded by the coding sequence ATGTTCTTAGAGCGTATCGAGATTGCAGGTTTTCGCGGCATTAACCGGCTGTCGCTGATGCTGGACGATAACACGCTGCTGCTGGGCGAAAACGCCTGGGGTAAATCCAGCTTGTTGGACGCCTTGACCCTGCTGTTGGCGCCGGAGCAAAAGCTGTACCGTTTCGAAGGGCATGACTTTCATTTTCCCCCTGGCGAGGAAGAGGCCAAAGAACGGCATTTACAGGTGGTCTTTACCTTTTGCGAGAAAGACATCGGCCATGCTCACCTGCCTCGTTACCGCCACCTTTCGCCGCTGTGGGTCAAAGGCGAGGATAACCTCAACCGAATTTATTACCGCTGCGAAGGCGAACTGGCCGATGACGGTACGGTTTGTACCTGGCGCGGCTTCCTGGATGCCGACGGTAACGCGATGCAGTTGCATCATATTGAGCAACTGGCGCATGCCATTATCCGCATCCATCCGGTGTTGCGCCTGCGCGATGCGCGTTTCATCCGCCGCCTGCGGCCCAGCACGCTGAACGATGAAAACCCGGCTGACAATAAAGCCCTGTCCCAGCAGTTGGATCAGTTGACGCGAGAACTGGTGCGCAACCCGCAAAAGCTGACTAACGCCGAGCTGCGGCAGGGGTTGGCGGCAATGCAGCAACTGCTGGAGCACTACTTCGCCGAGCAGGGTTCGCAGGTGTCGCGGCCGCGCCGACAGCGGCTGGATCAAGATCAGGATCAGCAGGCGTGGCGCTCGCTGGACAGCATCAACCGTATGGTGGCAGAGCCTAACAGCCGTAGCATGCGGCTGATCTTGCTGGGGATGTTTTCTACTCTGCTTCAGGCCAAGGGCAGTATCAAGTTGGATCCGCACGCCCGGCCGCTGCTGTTGGTGGAGGACCCGGAAACCCGTCTGCATCCGATTATGCTGTCGGTGGCCTGGGGGCTGCTTAACCAGTTGCCGCTGCAACGGATCACCACCACCAACTCCAGCGAACTGGTGTCGCTGGTGCCGGTAGAGCACGTCTGTCGGTTGGTGCGTGAGTCTGGGCGCGTTGCCACTTACCGCCTGGGACCGCGTGGGTTGAGCCCGGAGGATGGGCGCCGCATTGCTTTTCATATTCGTTTTAACCGGCCATCCTCGCTGTTCGCCCGCTGCTGGTTGCTGGTGGAAGGCGAGACGGAAGTTTGGCTGTTGAGCGAGCTGGCGCGCCAGTGTGGGTATCACTTTGAGGCAGAAGGCGTACGCGTAATCGAGTTCGCCCAATGCGGATTGAAACCTTTGCTGAAGTTCGCCCGCCGCATGGGCATTGAATGGCATGCTTTGGTGGACGGTGATGAAGCGGGGAAAAAGTACGCCAACACCGTACGCAGCATGCTGGATAACCACGATGATAACGAGCGCGACCGACTGACCGCGTTACCGGCACCGGATATGGAGCATTTTATGTTCCGCGAAGGTTTCAGCCCGGTCTACTACCGTGTGGCATCGGTGCCGAAGAATACCCAGATGCCGGTGCGTAAGGTGATCCTCAAGGCGGTGCATCACTCCTCAAAACCCGATTTGGCGATCGAGGTGGCGATGCAAGCCGGCCAGTGGGGCACGGATTCGGTGCCGCCACTGTTGAAGAAAATGTTTTCGCGTGTGACCTGGCTGGCGCGTGGCCGCGCCGATTAG
- the macA gene encoding macrolide transporter subunit MacA: MMALMVAAVIAVPAAWHFGHPTPTQFKTVKVAKGDLQQNVLATGQLDAVRKVDVGAQVSGQLESLYVEIGDRVKKGQLLGVIDPQQAQNSIREGEATLRELHAQLQQAQAEQQLAAVTLQRNQALAKLQAVSRQDLDQAATQLAVKKAQVGTIHAQIAKNQASLDTAKINLAFTRIEAPMDGDVVQITTLQGQTVIAAQQAPNILTLADLSTMLVKAQVSEADVISLKPGQKAWFTVLGDPNRRFDGVLKDIQPTPEKVNNAIFYYARFEVPNPEGLLRLQMTAQVHIQLAGVSQAQVIPLAALGDQIADNRYQVSILKQGKEEKREVAIGLRNNIDVQILSGLNIGDEVIVSRGGAEPL; this comes from the coding sequence ATGATGGCGCTGATGGTAGCGGCGGTAATCGCTGTGCCGGCGGCCTGGCACTTCGGTCACCCGACGCCAACCCAATTTAAAACGGTGAAGGTCGCCAAGGGCGATCTGCAGCAAAACGTCCTGGCGACCGGTCAGCTTGATGCGGTTCGCAAGGTGGATGTGGGTGCACAGGTCAGCGGCCAGTTGGAAAGCCTGTACGTCGAGATTGGTGATCGGGTTAAAAAAGGCCAATTGCTCGGTGTGATTGACCCGCAACAGGCGCAAAACAGCATCCGCGAGGGTGAGGCGACGCTGCGCGAACTGCATGCCCAACTGCAGCAGGCCCAGGCGGAACAACAGCTGGCGGCGGTGACGCTGCAGCGTAATCAGGCGCTGGCCAAGCTGCAGGCGGTTTCACGGCAGGATCTGGATCAGGCGGCCACGCAGCTGGCGGTGAAAAAGGCGCAGGTGGGGACCATCCATGCGCAAATCGCCAAAAACCAGGCCAGCCTGGATACGGCAAAAATCAATCTGGCTTTTACCCGCATTGAAGCGCCGATGGATGGCGACGTGGTACAAATCACCACGCTGCAAGGCCAGACGGTGATTGCGGCGCAACAGGCGCCGAACATTTTGACGCTGGCAGATCTCAGCACCATGCTGGTGAAAGCCCAGGTGTCGGAAGCGGACGTCATCAGCCTTAAGCCGGGGCAGAAAGCCTGGTTCACCGTGCTGGGTGATCCAAATCGGCGCTTTGACGGCGTGCTGAAAGACATTCAACCGACGCCGGAAAAGGTCAATAACGCCATCTTCTACTACGCCCGTTTCGAAGTGCCGAACCCCGAAGGGTTACTGCGTCTGCAAATGACGGCGCAGGTGCATATTCAACTGGCGGGAGTCAGCCAGGCGCAGGTGATCCCTCTGGCGGCTTTGGGCGATCAAATCGCGGATAACCGCTATCAGGTTTCGATCCTCAAGCAGGGCAAAGAGGAAAAGCGCGAAGTGGCCATTGGGCTGCGTAATAATATTGACGTGCAAATCCTCAGCGGACTGAATATCGGCGACGAAGTGATCGTCAGCCGCGGCGGCGCGGAGCCTCTCTGA